In one Xyrauchen texanus isolate HMW12.3.18 chromosome 18, RBS_HiC_50CHRs, whole genome shotgun sequence genomic region, the following are encoded:
- the LOC127658891 gene encoding ice-structuring glycoprotein-like isoform X1: MAASLLRVGRLGSLRCLQLESSLRAPVVALSSKSGDSKKSKMSNKDKGAPKTYFNIEKLVQHKAYVEFPKKEVAAPAAAATFTKAAPAANPVSEPVASEPVVTTMAVPAATEAPATTASAVVPAAEVTTPAAEASEVTTLNAEAAAPAAEAAAPAVEATEVTTLTAEADAPAAETAAPAAEATEVTTLTAEAAAPAAAAPAAEVTTPATEAAEVTTLAAEAATPAEAAAPAAEVTTPATEAAEVTTLAAEAATPAEAAAPAAEVTTPATEAAEVTTPATEAAEVTTLAAEAATPAEAAAPAAEVTTPATEAAEVTTPATEAAEVTTLAAEAATPAEAAASAAEATAPAAKAVEVTIPAAEAAASEAVTPAAEADAPAAEAAAPAVENSVTASEPVAPVVENAAPAAEETSAEAPAVEAAAPALESVTPAVESTEATATSCSPEAGATKPSYVAEAPVFDEPASVATAAPSETVAETASPASESVTTVAEPIVELATPVAEAATPEAPAAKANADVAPASEATPTEDTPAKEALDEAASVVEAVTEVVAEAVAEATPIEPVVEPFAEASPVEDSAPVITDATDQAAVVETPEAGLDPIQKLFLDAIRSYSTQSNTVGSLVDAGPEYQKALAEEITKLQRLYGGGDLTSFPEFKFPEPKFDDMSSK, translated from the exons ATGGCAGCCTCTCTGCTCAGGGTTGGACGACTTGGATCTCTCAGG TGTCTGCAGTTGGAGAGTTCTTTAAGAGCTCCAGTTGTCGCTCTTAGTTCAAAGTCTGGGGATAGCAAGAAGTCCAAAATGTCCAACAAAG ACAAAGGGGCTCCAAAAACCTACTTCAATATAGAAAAACTTGTCCAACACAAAGCGTATGTGGAATTCCCTAAGAAGGAGGTTGCAGCCCCAGCTGCTGCTGCTACCTTTACAAAAGCTGCACCAGCTGCTAACCCTGTATCTGAACCAGTTGCCTCTGAGCCAGTTGTGACTACCATGGCTGTGCCTGCTGCAACAGAAGCACCAGCCACTACTGCTTCAGCTGTTGTCCCTGCAGCTGAAGTCACAACCCCTGCAGCTGAAGCCTCTGAAGTCACTACCCTTAATGCTGAGGCAGCTGCTCCTGCTGCTGAAGCTGCTGCCCCTGCAGTTGAAGCTACTGAAGTCACTACCCTTACTGCTGAGGCAGATGCTCCTGCTGCTGAAACTGCTGCCCCTGCAGCTGAAGCTACTGAAGTCACTACCCTTACTGCTGAGGCAGCTGCTCCTGCTGCTGCTGCCCCTGCAGCTGAAGTCACAACCCCTGCAACTGAAGCTGCTGAAGTCACTACCCTTGCTGCTGAGGCAGCTACTCCTGCTGAAGCTGCTGCCCCTGCAGCTGAAGTCACAACCCCTGCAACTGAAGCTGCTGAAGTCACTACCCTTGCTGCTGAGGCAGCTACTCCTGCTGAAGCTGCTGCCCCTGCAGCTGAAGTCACAACCCCTGCAACTGAAGCTGCTGAGGTCACAACCCCTGCAACTGAAGCTGCTGAAGTCACTACCCTTGCTGCTGAGGCAGCTACTCCTGCTGAAGCTGCTGCCCCTGCAGCTGAAGTCACAACCCCTGCAACTGAAGCTGCTGAAGTCACAACCCCTGCAACTGAAGCTGCTGAAGTCACTACCCTTGCTGCTGAGGCAGCTACTCCTGCTGAAGCTGCTGCCTCTGCAGCTGAAGCCACAGCCCCTGCAGCTAAAGCCGTTGAAGTCACTATCCCTGCAGCTGAGGCAGCTGCTTCTGAAGCTGTTACCCCTGCAGCTGAGGCAGATGCTCCTGCAGCTGAAGCTGCTGCTCCTGCAGTTGAAAACTCTGTTACTGCAAGTGAACCTGTTGCACCTGTTGTTGAAAATGCTGCCCCTGCAGCTGAAGAGACTTCAGCTGAAGCACCTGCAGTTGAAGCTGCTGCCCCTGCACTCGAAAGCGTTACACCTGCAGTCGAAAGCACTGAAGCCACTGCCACTTCTTGTTCACCTGAAGCTGGTGCCACCAAGCCTAGTTATGTTGCTGAAGCTCCTGTTTTTGATGAACCAGCCTCTGTAGCTACAGCTGCACCTTCAGAGACTGTTGCCGAAACCGCATCTCCTGCTTCTGAGTCCGTTACCACAGTCGCAGAACCTATTGTTGAACTTGCCACTCCtgtggctgaagctgccactccTGAAGCTCCTGCAGCTAAAGCCAATGCTGATGTTGCACCAGCTTCTGAAGCCACACCTACAGAAGATACACCTGCCAAAGAAGCACTTGATGAAGCTGCCTCCGTTGTAGAGGCTGTCACTGAAGTTGTTGCAGAAGCTGTGGCTGAAGCTACCCCCATTGAGCCTGTTGTAGAGCCTTTTGCAGAAGCATCTCCTGTTGAAGATTCTGCCCCTGTGATAACAGATGCTACTGACCAAGCTGCAGTTGTGGAGACGCCTGAGG CTGGATTAGACCCCATTCAGAAACTTTTCCTTGATGCAATTCGCTCATACTCCACCCAGAGCAA TACTGTTGGCAGTCTAGTTGATGCAGGCCCAGAGTACCAGAAGGCTCTTGCTGAGGAAATAACTAAATTGCAGCGGCTGTATGGTGGTGGAGACCTGACCTCCTTTCCAGAGTTTAAATTCCCTG AACCTAAATTTGATGACATGTCCTCCAAGTAA
- the LOC127658891 gene encoding ice-structuring glycoprotein-like isoform X3, which yields MAASLLRVGRLGSLRCLQLESSLRAPVVALSSKSGDSKKSKMSNKDKGAPKTYFNIEKLVQHKAYVEFPKKEVAAPAAAATFTKAAPAANPVSEPVASEPVVTTMAVPAATEAPATTASAVVPAAEVTTPAAEASEVTTLNAEAAAPAAEAAAPAVEATEVTTLTAEADAPAAETAAPAAEATEVTTLTAEAAAPAAAAPAAEVTTPATEAAEVTTLAAEAATPAEAAAPAAEVTTPATEAAEVTTPATEAAEVTTLAAEAATPAEAAAPAAEVTTPATEAAEVTTPATEAAEVTTLAAEAATPAEAAASAAEATAPAAKAVEVTIPAAEAAASEAVTPAAEADAPAAEAAAPAVENSVTASEPVAPVVENAAPAAEETSAEAPAVEAAAPALESVTPAVESTEATATSCSPEAGATKPSYVAEAPVFDEPASVATAAPSETVAETASPASESVTTVAEPIVELATPVAEAATPEAPAAKANADVAPASEATPTEDTPAKEALDEAASVVEAVTEVVAEAVAEATPIEPVVEPFAEASPVEDSAPVITDATDQAAVVETPEAGLDPIQKLFLDAIRSYSTQSNTVGSLVDAGPEYQKALAEEITKLQRLYGGGDLTSFPEFKFPEPKFDDMSSK from the exons ATGGCAGCCTCTCTGCTCAGGGTTGGACGACTTGGATCTCTCAGG TGTCTGCAGTTGGAGAGTTCTTTAAGAGCTCCAGTTGTCGCTCTTAGTTCAAAGTCTGGGGATAGCAAGAAGTCCAAAATGTCCAACAAAG ACAAAGGGGCTCCAAAAACCTACTTCAATATAGAAAAACTTGTCCAACACAAAGCGTATGTGGAATTCCCTAAGAAGGAGGTTGCAGCCCCAGCTGCTGCTGCTACCTTTACAAAAGCTGCACCAGCTGCTAACCCTGTATCTGAACCAGTTGCCTCTGAGCCAGTTGTGACTACCATGGCTGTGCCTGCTGCAACAGAAGCACCAGCCACTACTGCTTCAGCTGTTGTCCCTGCAGCTGAAGTCACAACCCCTGCAGCTGAAGCCTCTGAAGTCACTACCCTTAATGCTGAGGCAGCTGCTCCTGCTGCTGAAGCTGCTGCCCCTGCAGTTGAAGCTACTGAAGTCACTACCCTTACTGCTGAGGCAGATGCTCCTGCTGCTGAAACTGCTGCCCCTGCAGCTGAAGCTACTGAAGTCACTACCCTTACTGCTGAGGCAGCTGCTCCTGCTGCTGCTGCCCCTGCAGCTGAAGTCACAACCCCTGCAACTGAAGCTGCTGAAGTCACTACCCTTGCTGCTGAGGCAGCTACTCCTGCTGAAGCTGCTGCCCCTGCAGCTGAAGTCACAACCCCTGCAACTGAAGCTGCTGAA GTCACAACCCCTGCAACTGAAGCTGCTGAAGTCACTACCCTTGCTGCTGAGGCAGCTACTCCTGCTGAAGCTGCTGCCCCTGCAGCTGAAGTCACAACCCCTGCAACTGAAGCTGCTGAAGTCACAACCCCTGCAACTGAAGCTGCTGAAGTCACTACCCTTGCTGCTGAGGCAGCTACTCCTGCTGAAGCTGCTGCCTCTGCAGCTGAAGCCACAGCCCCTGCAGCTAAAGCCGTTGAAGTCACTATCCCTGCAGCTGAGGCAGCTGCTTCTGAAGCTGTTACCCCTGCAGCTGAGGCAGATGCTCCTGCAGCTGAAGCTGCTGCTCCTGCAGTTGAAAACTCTGTTACTGCAAGTGAACCTGTTGCACCTGTTGTTGAAAATGCTGCCCCTGCAGCTGAAGAGACTTCAGCTGAAGCACCTGCAGTTGAAGCTGCTGCCCCTGCACTCGAAAGCGTTACACCTGCAGTCGAAAGCACTGAAGCCACTGCCACTTCTTGTTCACCTGAAGCTGGTGCCACCAAGCCTAGTTATGTTGCTGAAGCTCCTGTTTTTGATGAACCAGCCTCTGTAGCTACAGCTGCACCTTCAGAGACTGTTGCCGAAACCGCATCTCCTGCTTCTGAGTCCGTTACCACAGTCGCAGAACCTATTGTTGAACTTGCCACTCCtgtggctgaagctgccactccTGAAGCTCCTGCAGCTAAAGCCAATGCTGATGTTGCACCAGCTTCTGAAGCCACACCTACAGAAGATACACCTGCCAAAGAAGCACTTGATGAAGCTGCCTCCGTTGTAGAGGCTGTCACTGAAGTTGTTGCAGAAGCTGTGGCTGAAGCTACCCCCATTGAGCCTGTTGTAGAGCCTTTTGCAGAAGCATCTCCTGTTGAAGATTCTGCCCCTGTGATAACAGATGCTACTGACCAAGCTGCAGTTGTGGAGACGCCTGAGG CTGGATTAGACCCCATTCAGAAACTTTTCCTTGATGCAATTCGCTCATACTCCACCCAGAGCAA TACTGTTGGCAGTCTAGTTGATGCAGGCCCAGAGTACCAGAAGGCTCTTGCTGAGGAAATAACTAAATTGCAGCGGCTGTATGGTGGTGGAGACCTGACCTCCTTTCCAGAGTTTAAATTCCCTG AACCTAAATTTGATGACATGTCCTCCAAGTAA
- the LOC127658891 gene encoding calphotin-like isoform X2, which produces MAASLLRVGRLGSLRCLQLESSLRAPVVALSSKSGDSKKSKMSNKDKGAPKTYFNIEKLVQHKAYVEFPKKEVAAPAAAATFTKAAPAANPVSEPVASEPVVTTMAVPAATEAPATTASAVVPAAEVTTPAAEASEVTTLNAEAAAPAAEAAAPAVEATEVTTLTAEADAPAAETAAPAAEATEVTTLTAEAAAPAAAAPAAEVTTPATEAAEVTTLAAEAATPAEAAAPAAEVTTPATEAAEVTTLAAEAATPAEAAAPAAEVTTPATEAAEVTTLAAEAATPAEAAAPAAEVTTPATEAAEVTTPATEAAEVTTLAAEAATPAEAAASAAEATAPAAKAVEVTIPAAEAAASEAVTPAAEADAPAAEAAAPAVENSVTASEPVAPVVENAAPAAEETSAEAPAVEAAAPALESVTPAVESTEATATSCSPEAGATKPSYVAEAPVFDEPASVATAAPSETVAETASPASESVTTVAEPIVELATPVAEAATPEAPAAKANADVAPASEATPTEDTPAKEALDEAASVVEAVTEVVAEAVAEATPIEPVVEPFAEASPVEDSAPVITDATDQAAVVETPEAGLDPIQKLFLDAIRSYSTQSNTVGSLVDAGPEYQKALAEEITKLQRLYGGGDLTSFPEFKFPEPKFDDMSSK; this is translated from the exons ATGGCAGCCTCTCTGCTCAGGGTTGGACGACTTGGATCTCTCAGG TGTCTGCAGTTGGAGAGTTCTTTAAGAGCTCCAGTTGTCGCTCTTAGTTCAAAGTCTGGGGATAGCAAGAAGTCCAAAATGTCCAACAAAG ACAAAGGGGCTCCAAAAACCTACTTCAATATAGAAAAACTTGTCCAACACAAAGCGTATGTGGAATTCCCTAAGAAGGAGGTTGCAGCCCCAGCTGCTGCTGCTACCTTTACAAAAGCTGCACCAGCTGCTAACCCTGTATCTGAACCAGTTGCCTCTGAGCCAGTTGTGACTACCATGGCTGTGCCTGCTGCAACAGAAGCACCAGCCACTACTGCTTCAGCTGTTGTCCCTGCAGCTGAAGTCACAACCCCTGCAGCTGAAGCCTCTGAAGTCACTACCCTTAATGCTGAGGCAGCTGCTCCTGCTGCTGAAGCTGCTGCCCCTGCAGTTGAAGCTACTGAAGTCACTACCCTTACTGCTGAGGCAGATGCTCCTGCTGCTGAAACTGCTGCCCCTGCAGCTGAAGCTACTGAAGTCACTACCCTTACTGCTGAGGCAGCTGCTCCTGCTGCTGCTGCCCCTGCAGCTGAAGTCACAACCCCTGCAACTGAAGCTGCTGAAGTCACTACCCTTGCTGCTGAGGCAGCTACTCCTGCTGAAGCTGCTGCCCCTGCAGCTGAAGTCACAACCCCTGCAACTGAAGCTGCTGAAGTCACTACCCTTGCTGCTGAGGCAGCTACTCCTGCTGAAGCTGCTGCCCCTGCAGCTGAA GTCACAACCCCTGCAACTGAAGCTGCTGAAGTCACTACCCTTGCTGCTGAGGCAGCTACTCCTGCTGAAGCTGCTGCCCCTGCAGCTGAAGTCACAACCCCTGCAACTGAAGCTGCTGAAGTCACAACCCCTGCAACTGAAGCTGCTGAAGTCACTACCCTTGCTGCTGAGGCAGCTACTCCTGCTGAAGCTGCTGCCTCTGCAGCTGAAGCCACAGCCCCTGCAGCTAAAGCCGTTGAAGTCACTATCCCTGCAGCTGAGGCAGCTGCTTCTGAAGCTGTTACCCCTGCAGCTGAGGCAGATGCTCCTGCAGCTGAAGCTGCTGCTCCTGCAGTTGAAAACTCTGTTACTGCAAGTGAACCTGTTGCACCTGTTGTTGAAAATGCTGCCCCTGCAGCTGAAGAGACTTCAGCTGAAGCACCTGCAGTTGAAGCTGCTGCCCCTGCACTCGAAAGCGTTACACCTGCAGTCGAAAGCACTGAAGCCACTGCCACTTCTTGTTCACCTGAAGCTGGTGCCACCAAGCCTAGTTATGTTGCTGAAGCTCCTGTTTTTGATGAACCAGCCTCTGTAGCTACAGCTGCACCTTCAGAGACTGTTGCCGAAACCGCATCTCCTGCTTCTGAGTCCGTTACCACAGTCGCAGAACCTATTGTTGAACTTGCCACTCCtgtggctgaagctgccactccTGAAGCTCCTGCAGCTAAAGCCAATGCTGATGTTGCACCAGCTTCTGAAGCCACACCTACAGAAGATACACCTGCCAAAGAAGCACTTGATGAAGCTGCCTCCGTTGTAGAGGCTGTCACTGAAGTTGTTGCAGAAGCTGTGGCTGAAGCTACCCCCATTGAGCCTGTTGTAGAGCCTTTTGCAGAAGCATCTCCTGTTGAAGATTCTGCCCCTGTGATAACAGATGCTACTGACCAAGCTGCAGTTGTGGAGACGCCTGAGG CTGGATTAGACCCCATTCAGAAACTTTTCCTTGATGCAATTCGCTCATACTCCACCCAGAGCAA TACTGTTGGCAGTCTAGTTGATGCAGGCCCAGAGTACCAGAAGGCTCTTGCTGAGGAAATAACTAAATTGCAGCGGCTGTATGGTGGTGGAGACCTGACCTCCTTTCCAGAGTTTAAATTCCCTG AACCTAAATTTGATGACATGTCCTCCAAGTAA